In Amycolatopsis jiangsuensis, the following proteins share a genomic window:
- a CDS encoding alpha/beta fold hydrolase produces the protein MSVPERDVFVPHAFPEKQIDLGEVVLNYAEAGTPDKPALLLLPEQTSSWWIYESAMGLLAEDFHVFAVDLRGQGRSSWTPKRYSLDNFGNDLVRFIALAIGKPVIVSGCSSGGVLAAWLSAYAMPGQIRGAVCEDPPLFSSELAPAHGHGIRQGAGPVFELYRDYLGDQWSVGNWAGLAAAAQASSDKMLSMFDLPAEPTQNLKEYDPEWSRVFFEGTVGVNCPHDRMLAQVKTPVLLTHHAHSVDPETGANIGALSDLQATQAQTIMRTAGVEVTYQSFPDAAHAMHATEPARFADAVTTWAAKLPPAQV, from the coding sequence ATGTCCGTACCGGAGCGAGACGTGTTCGTTCCCCATGCGTTCCCGGAGAAGCAGATCGACCTCGGCGAGGTCGTGCTCAACTACGCCGAGGCCGGCACGCCGGACAAGCCCGCGCTGCTCCTGCTGCCGGAGCAGACCAGTTCGTGGTGGATCTACGAGTCCGCCATGGGCCTGCTCGCCGAGGACTTCCACGTGTTCGCGGTCGACCTCCGTGGCCAGGGACGCAGCAGCTGGACCCCCAAGCGCTACAGCCTCGACAACTTCGGCAACGACCTGGTGCGGTTCATCGCGCTGGCGATCGGGAAGCCGGTCATCGTGTCGGGCTGCTCCTCCGGTGGGGTGCTGGCGGCCTGGCTGTCGGCGTACGCGATGCCCGGTCAGATCCGCGGCGCGGTCTGCGAGGACCCGCCGCTGTTCTCCTCCGAACTCGCGCCGGCCCACGGGCACGGGATCCGCCAGGGTGCGGGACCGGTCTTCGAGCTGTACCGCGACTACCTCGGCGACCAGTGGTCGGTGGGCAACTGGGCCGGGCTCGCCGCTGCCGCGCAGGCGTCCTCGGACAAGATGCTGAGCATGTTCGACCTGCCCGCGGAGCCGACGCAGAACCTGAAGGAATACGACCCCGAATGGAGCCGCGTGTTCTTCGAGGGCACGGTCGGGGTGAACTGCCCGCACGACCGGATGCTCGCGCAGGTGAAGACCCCGGTGCTGCTCACACACCACGCGCACAGCGTCGACCCGGAGACCGGCGCGAACATCGGTGCGTTGTCGGATCTCCAGGCCACCCAGGCTCAGACGATCATGCGCACGGCCGGCGTCGAGGTGACCTACCAGTCGTTCCCCGACGCGGCGCATGCGATGCACGCCACCGAGCCGGCCCGCTTCGCCGACGCCGTGACGACTTGGGCCGCGAAGCTGCCTCCTGCGCAGGTGTGA
- a CDS encoding helix-turn-helix transcriptional regulator, with protein sequence MISTALAGFLRVRRAQVRPDELGLPSAGSRRVPGLRREEVAAVAGINADYYARLEQGRERNPSVQVVEGLARALLLDDEARAHLHQIAGTVAPDATPGRPETVPPEVLTMLEHGVHGPALVLDSRLDVLASNVLARALYSPLGRLDNLALMTFLVPAAREFHQPWERAAHAAVVGLRRACVADAEHARLTELMATLTHRSREFAELVSSRRVQATALGGADRFRHPEVGELTLHRHTFDLHDHPGLQLVVHLAEPGSPGSEALALLGSLHATEERRSIHQGEL encoded by the coding sequence GTGATCAGCACTGCACTGGCCGGATTCCTGCGGGTTCGCCGTGCGCAGGTGCGTCCCGACGAACTCGGGCTGCCCTCGGCCGGCAGCCGCCGGGTTCCGGGGTTGCGCCGCGAGGAGGTCGCCGCCGTGGCCGGGATCAACGCGGACTACTACGCCCGGCTGGAACAGGGCCGGGAGCGCAATCCTTCGGTACAGGTCGTCGAAGGGCTGGCCCGTGCGCTGCTCCTCGACGACGAGGCTCGCGCCCACCTGCACCAGATCGCCGGCACCGTGGCACCGGACGCGACGCCGGGCCGGCCGGAAACCGTCCCGCCGGAAGTGCTGACCATGCTCGAACACGGCGTGCACGGGCCCGCCCTGGTCCTCGACTCCCGGCTGGACGTGCTCGCGTCCAATGTGCTCGCCCGCGCCCTGTACTCGCCGCTGGGCAGGCTGGACAACCTGGCGCTGATGACCTTCCTCGTTCCCGCCGCGCGCGAGTTCCACCAGCCGTGGGAACGTGCGGCGCACGCCGCGGTGGTGGGCTTGCGCCGGGCGTGCGTGGCCGACGCGGAGCACGCCCGGCTGACGGAGTTGATGGCGACCCTGACGCACCGCAGCCGGGAGTTCGCCGAGCTGGTGAGCAGCCGGCGGGTGCAAGCCACCGCACTCGGTGGCGCTGACCGGTTCCGCCACCCAGAGGTCGGCGAACTCACCCTGCACCGGCACACCTTCGACCTCCACGACCACCCCGGCCTGCAGCTGGTCGTCCACCTGGCCGAGCCGGGCAGTCCCGGCTCGGAAGCGCTGGCGCTGCTGGGCAGCCTGCACGCCACCGAAGAACGCCGAAGCATCCACCAAGGAGAACTGTGA
- a CDS encoding MFS transporter has product MPDVSAAARATTSRRDLLSVGPLLVGAVLGPIDYFVVNLALPDIRADLRAGSGELSFVVSAYAVGLIPGGRLGDRFGRRRVFTLGLAGFVAASVLCGLSTHVPALIAERFLQGLCAAMLSPQVLATIRSVLPERRQTPVIAAYGFVFGLGAIIGQAGGGLLLHADVFGLGWRAIFWVNVPIGLVALAGALAWVRENFGDRTSAVDLAGVGVLCVLLGLVLVPLSLGSSLGWPLWTFAGLATAPALGWWFVRFQRRRRTVRPLVDISLVRRPVVWRGLLLAFWFYTDSVFFLGFGEYLQDGLGWSPTAAALLYLPLFAGFLAGPLPVPKLVALLREWTVPIGFTLLAAGFATQVGALADGDRPGAVLVTGLVVAGAGHGLVLSALTRVLLLGVEPHRSGQISALVICAMQIGSAAGVAGFGTVVSATLGTHLGPHAHSTALATGEACLTAALLGCVLLGLSLVRAMSPDRR; this is encoded by the coding sequence GTGCCCGACGTTTCCGCAGCGGCTCGAGCCACCACGAGCCGCCGTGACCTGCTCTCGGTCGGCCCGCTGCTGGTGGGCGCCGTGCTCGGCCCGATCGACTACTTCGTGGTGAACCTCGCGCTCCCCGACATCCGCGCTGACCTGCGGGCAGGCAGCGGGGAGCTGTCGTTCGTCGTCTCCGCATACGCGGTCGGGCTCATCCCGGGCGGACGTCTGGGGGACCGATTCGGTCGCCGGCGGGTCTTCACACTGGGGTTGGCCGGTTTCGTCGCCGCGTCCGTCCTTTGTGGTCTGTCGACGCACGTGCCGGCTCTCATCGCCGAACGCTTTCTCCAAGGACTGTGCGCGGCGATGCTGTCGCCGCAGGTGCTGGCGACGATCCGTTCGGTGCTGCCCGAACGCCGGCAGACGCCGGTGATCGCCGCCTACGGTTTCGTGTTCGGGCTGGGCGCGATCATCGGGCAGGCGGGCGGCGGGCTGCTGTTGCACGCGGACGTGTTCGGGCTCGGGTGGCGGGCGATTTTCTGGGTGAACGTCCCGATCGGGCTGGTCGCGCTGGCCGGGGCACTGGCCTGGGTCCGGGAGAACTTCGGCGACCGCACCAGCGCGGTCGACCTCGCCGGAGTCGGCGTGCTCTGCGTGCTGCTCGGGCTGGTACTCGTCCCGTTGTCGCTGGGAAGTTCGCTGGGGTGGCCACTGTGGACGTTCGCGGGTCTGGCGACGGCACCGGCACTGGGGTGGTGGTTCGTGCGGTTCCAGCGGCGCCGGCGCACGGTCCGGCCACTGGTGGACATCTCCTTGGTCCGGCGTCCCGTCGTGTGGCGGGGGCTGCTGCTCGCCTTCTGGTTCTACACCGACAGCGTGTTCTTCCTGGGATTCGGCGAATACCTGCAGGACGGTCTCGGGTGGAGCCCGACCGCTGCCGCGTTGCTGTACCTCCCGTTATTCGCGGGCTTCCTCGCCGGCCCGCTCCCGGTGCCGAAGCTGGTGGCGCTGCTTCGCGAGTGGACGGTGCCGATCGGCTTCACGCTGTTGGCCGCGGGCTTCGCGACCCAGGTCGGCGCACTGGCCGACGGGGACCGGCCGGGGGCGGTCCTGGTCACCGGGCTGGTCGTGGCCGGTGCCGGGCACGGGCTGGTCCTGTCCGCACTGACCCGGGTCCTCCTGCTCGGGGTCGAACCTCACCGGTCCGGGCAGATCTCCGCGTTGGTGATCTGCGCGATGCAGATCGGCTCGGCCGCGGGCGTGGCCGGATTCGGCACCGTCGTGTCCGCCACGCTGGGCACCCACCTCGGACCGCACGCGCACAGCACCGCGCTGGCCACCGGCGAGGCGTGCCTGACCGCGGCGTTGCTCGGCTGTGTGCTGCTGGGCTTGTCGCTGGTCCGGGCGATGTCTCCGGATCGGCGGTGA
- a CDS encoding LysR family transcriptional regulator produces MEVELRHLRAFVAVATRGTFTAAGRELRITQPALTRTIQQLEDAVGARLLERTPRGAEPTPAGGELLERLRVLLTDLDAALAAAGGHAGLRIGFQWALPDPWIGDLLAAFESSAGARARLVRRDDIVAALHAGEVDAALVRGNVQAAGIAGTLLFEEDRVAAVAAGSELAARTELEWTELARHPLVVNTVSGATSPADWSGGDRPGRLIECGSYDEWLTIVAAGRGIGSTTASAARAHTHAGVTHVPLRGAPTVPLRLLWPSRRSSDRLLRRFAELASPPR; encoded by the coding sequence ATGGAGGTGGAGTTACGGCACTTGCGCGCGTTCGTCGCGGTCGCGACCCGCGGTACGTTCACCGCCGCCGGCCGGGAGCTGCGGATCACCCAGCCGGCGCTGACCCGCACGATCCAGCAGCTCGAGGACGCGGTGGGGGCGCGGCTGCTGGAACGCACCCCGCGTGGTGCCGAACCGACGCCGGCCGGCGGGGAGCTGCTCGAACGGCTGCGGGTGCTGCTGACCGACCTGGACGCGGCGCTGGCCGCCGCCGGGGGCCACGCCGGGCTGCGGATCGGGTTCCAGTGGGCCCTGCCCGATCCGTGGATCGGTGACCTGCTCGCCGCGTTCGAATCGTCGGCAGGCGCGCGGGCGAGGCTGGTGCGCCGCGACGACATCGTGGCCGCCCTGCACGCCGGCGAGGTCGATGCCGCGCTGGTGCGCGGAAACGTCCAGGCCGCCGGCATCGCCGGCACGCTGCTGTTCGAGGAGGACCGCGTCGCCGCGGTCGCGGCCGGGTCGGAGCTCGCCGCCCGCACCGAACTGGAGTGGACGGAACTGGCCCGGCACCCGCTGGTCGTCAACACTGTCAGCGGGGCGACGAGTCCGGCGGACTGGTCCGGCGGAGACCGGCCCGGCCGGCTGATCGAATGCGGCAGCTACGACGAGTGGCTGACCATCGTCGCAGCCGGCCGCGGCATCGGCTCCACCACGGCTTCCGCGGCCAGGGCCCATACGCACGCCGGCGTGACCCACGTGCCGCTGCGGGGTGCCCCCACGGTGCCGCTGCGGTTGCTGTGGCCCTCCCGGCGCAGCAGCGACCGGCTGCTGCGCCGGTTCGCCGAGCTGGCGTCGCCGCCGCGCTGA